A single region of the Streptomyces sp. ITFR-16 genome encodes:
- a CDS encoding C2 family cysteine protease, with protein sequence MSELYAHDGGAERGADSAASTAVDVDVNPVEPVEPTEPEDLTGTADLPADSDDPGGREPLEPSAREEGPEGGIRGRALDGTSWWMGPAEGTVDLHATVDRPAFDAEKGTYRYGTPLDDPTGRRLPLFDGPPTREQTQQGSLGDCGIVSTMGAVAGHRPQAISERIRENGDGTYEVTLHRTKRSLYGDWSRFEPTGAVIHLTVTPDLPVTSDSPDRPAYARSAAHDVAWVPILEKAIAGVDETWSESRPKPAEGYMRLDLGSLPNHRAELLTQLTGELAYTDDFPTHYDMDGRSPDRQLVETFREKLADGCPVLVGTINLKTDDEHDLPGGLIDGHAYEVTEVDDQGMIHLRNPHNGETPEELLTLTEFKSSVKNRYTTLG encoded by the coding sequence ATGAGCGAGTTGTACGCGCATGACGGCGGAGCGGAGCGGGGTGCCGACTCGGCGGCCTCCACGGCCGTCGACGTCGACGTCAATCCGGTGGAGCCGGTGGAGCCCACCGAACCGGAGGACCTGACCGGTACGGCCGATCTTCCCGCCGATTCGGACGACCCCGGCGGACGGGAGCCACTGGAGCCGTCCGCCCGGGAGGAGGGCCCTGAAGGGGGAATCCGTGGGCGGGCGCTCGATGGCACGTCATGGTGGATGGGCCCGGCCGAGGGGACAGTCGACCTGCATGCCACGGTCGATCGCCCGGCCTTCGACGCGGAGAAGGGCACATACCGCTACGGAACACCGCTCGACGACCCCACCGGAAGACGCCTCCCCTTGTTCGACGGTCCGCCCACCCGTGAGCAGACCCAGCAGGGGAGCCTCGGAGACTGCGGCATCGTGTCGACCATGGGTGCGGTTGCCGGACACCGGCCCCAAGCGATTTCCGAACGCATCCGGGAGAACGGTGACGGCACATACGAGGTGACGCTCCACCGGACGAAGCGATCCCTTTACGGCGACTGGAGCCGTTTCGAGCCGACCGGGGCGGTCATCCACCTGACCGTCACACCCGACCTGCCGGTTACGAGCGACTCACCCGACCGACCGGCCTATGCGAGGTCGGCTGCCCACGATGTGGCATGGGTGCCGATCCTGGAGAAGGCCATCGCCGGCGTCGACGAGACATGGAGCGAGAGCCGCCCCAAACCGGCCGAGGGCTATATGCGCCTCGACCTGGGGAGCCTCCCCAATCACCGGGCGGAACTACTCACTCAACTCACCGGCGAGCTCGCCTACACGGACGACTTCCCGACCCACTACGACATGGACGGGCGCAGCCCCGACCGTCAGCTCGTGGAAACCTTCAGGGAGAAGCTTGCCGACGGGTGCCCGGTGCTGGTCGGCACGATCAATCTGAAGACCGACGACGAGCACGACCTCCCCGGCGGACTCATCGACGGTCACGCCTATGAAGTGACCGAGGTCGATGACCAGGGAATGATCCATCTGCGCAACCCGCACAATGGCGAGACTCCGGAAGAGCTGCTCACGCTCACAGAGTTCAAAAGCAGCGTCAAGAACCGCTACACAACATTGGGGTGA
- a CDS encoding DUF6406 domain-containing protein: protein MTHEVSLRHGVPGELNGVRYIVRRVRTPKERPVSVALVVLADGEENYDLGIGDTFPVRNETWALDRVENLPRPDWRVVLRKVE from the coding sequence ATGACCCATGAAGTATCCCTCCGCCATGGAGTTCCCGGGGAGTTGAACGGGGTCAGGTATATCGTGCGTCGCGTCCGCACCCCGAAGGAGCGTCCGGTTTCGGTGGCTCTCGTCGTTCTCGCCGACGGGGAGGAGAATTACGACCTGGGCATCGGGGACACCTTCCCCGTCCGCAACGAGACCTGGGCCCTCGACCGCGTGGAGAACCTTCCGAGGCCGGACTGGCGGGTGGTTCTCCGCAAGGTCGAGTAG
- a CDS encoding TetR/AcrR family transcriptional regulator, whose product METDRPAPADSPRDRIIAAAARLLAENGREAVSTRAVSAAAGVQAPTIYRLFGDKQGLLDAVAAHGFATYLSEKADLTPSGDPVEDLRTGWDLNTGFGLANPALYALMYGEPRPGSVTPAALAAAEVLAAHIHRVAEAGRLRVDEERAARLVHAVGGGTTLALIATPEGQRDLTVSTLAREAVIAAITTDTPAPAAPGPAGAAVALRAALPQTSALSAGEKGLLGEWLDRIARG is encoded by the coding sequence ATGGAGACCGATCGTCCCGCCCCCGCGGACAGCCCTCGTGACCGGATCATCGCCGCAGCGGCCCGGCTGCTCGCCGAGAACGGACGTGAGGCGGTGTCCACCCGTGCGGTGAGCGCGGCGGCCGGCGTCCAGGCCCCGACCATCTACCGGCTGTTCGGCGACAAGCAGGGCCTGCTCGACGCCGTCGCCGCCCACGGCTTCGCCACGTACCTGAGTGAGAAGGCCGATCTCACGCCGAGCGGCGACCCGGTCGAGGACCTGCGCACCGGATGGGACCTGAATACCGGCTTCGGCCTCGCCAACCCGGCCCTGTACGCCCTGATGTACGGCGAACCCCGCCCGGGCTCGGTGACCCCGGCCGCCCTCGCCGCGGCCGAGGTGCTCGCGGCCCACATCCACCGCGTCGCCGAGGCGGGACGGCTCCGGGTCGACGAGGAACGCGCGGCCCGCCTCGTCCATGCCGTGGGCGGCGGCACGACGCTCGCCCTGATCGCCACCCCCGAGGGCCAACGGGACCTCACGGTCTCCACCCTGGCCCGCGAAGCGGTCATCGCCGCGATCACCACGGACACCCCCGCCCCGGCCGCACCCGGCCCCGCCGGCGCCGCGGTGGCCCTCCGGGCGGCCCTCCCCCAGACCTCCGCCCTCAGCGCCGGGGAGAAGGGGCTGCTGGGGGAGTGGCTCGACCGGATCGCGCGGGGCTGA
- a CDS encoding NAD(P)H-binding protein, whose protein sequence is MIVITAPTGQIGHQTLARLLDTAGGTPVRVIARDPARLSPQVHDRAEIVQGSHGDADVVTKAFSGADSVLWLVPPNPHVDDNTAYYVDFTRPACDAIRSQGVQRVVGVSSLGRTYGKPAGLLNPAFAMDELIESTGVHYRSLAMPFFMDNLLGQAEAIRSQGTFFLPNTADRPLATVATRDIAEAAAGLLLDDSWSGQGSVPVIGPDTLSPDGMAEVMSEVLARPVRFQQVGYDAHRATMLGYGLSDAFAQDLVDMAAAQNDGIYDAEQRALETPGRTGFRQWCQEVLKPALTG, encoded by the coding sequence ATGATCGTCATCACCGCTCCCACCGGACAGATCGGCCACCAGACCCTGGCCCGGCTGCTCGACACCGCGGGCGGCACCCCGGTCCGCGTGATCGCCCGCGACCCCGCCCGGCTCTCCCCGCAGGTCCACGACCGCGCCGAGATCGTCCAGGGCTCGCACGGTGACGCCGACGTCGTCACCAAGGCGTTCAGCGGCGCGGACAGCGTGCTGTGGCTGGTGCCCCCGAACCCCCACGTCGACGACAACACGGCCTACTACGTGGACTTCACCCGGCCCGCGTGCGACGCGATCAGGAGCCAGGGAGTGCAGCGCGTCGTCGGCGTCTCCAGCCTGGGCCGCACGTACGGGAAGCCCGCCGGGCTGCTGAACCCCGCGTTCGCGATGGACGAGCTGATCGAGAGCACCGGCGTGCACTACCGGTCACTGGCCATGCCGTTCTTCATGGACAACCTGCTCGGCCAGGCCGAGGCGATCAGGAGCCAGGGGACGTTCTTCCTGCCGAACACCGCGGACCGGCCGCTCGCCACCGTCGCCACCCGCGACATCGCCGAGGCAGCCGCCGGTCTGCTGCTCGACGACTCCTGGAGCGGACAGGGCAGCGTCCCGGTCATCGGGCCCGACACCCTGTCCCCCGACGGCATGGCCGAGGTCATGTCGGAGGTCCTGGCCCGGCCGGTCCGCTTCCAGCAGGTCGGCTACGACGCCCACCGGGCGACGATGCTCGGGTACGGGCTGTCCGACGCCTTCGCGCAGGACCTCGTCGACATGGCCGCCGCCCAGAACGACGGCATCTACGACGCCGAGCAGCGCGCCCTGGAGACCCCGGGCCGGACCGGCTTCCGCCAGTGGTGCCAGGAGGTCCTGAAGCCGGCCCTGACCGGCTGA
- a CDS encoding response regulator transcription factor, with protein MRIVVAEDLYLLRDGMVRLIEAYGHEVVATASTGPETLHTLLTVRPDVAVVDVRMPPTQKDEGLRAALAARGEIPGLPVLILSQYVEQLYARELLADGTGGIGYFLKESVFEADQFIDALERVAAGGTAMDPAVIAKLLSSGTSNRRLDRLTQREHSVLALMAEGLSNQAIAQRLFLSDSAISKYTTSLFGKLGITDDDSGNRRVLAVLAYLNNP; from the coding sequence ATGCGAATCGTAGTAGCCGAAGACCTCTATCTCCTGCGTGACGGCATGGTGCGCCTCATCGAGGCGTACGGGCACGAGGTGGTGGCCACGGCCAGCACTGGCCCGGAGACCCTGCACACCCTGCTGACGGTGCGTCCGGACGTGGCCGTGGTCGATGTCCGGATGCCGCCGACCCAGAAGGACGAGGGGCTGCGGGCGGCGCTCGCCGCGCGCGGCGAGATCCCCGGCCTGCCCGTCCTCATCCTGTCCCAGTACGTCGAACAGCTCTACGCCCGTGAACTGCTGGCCGACGGCACGGGCGGCATCGGCTACTTCCTCAAGGAGAGCGTCTTCGAGGCCGACCAGTTCATCGACGCACTGGAACGCGTCGCGGCCGGCGGGACCGCCATGGACCCGGCCGTCATCGCCAAGCTCCTGTCGAGCGGCACCTCCAACCGCCGGCTGGACCGCCTCACCCAACGCGAGCACTCCGTGCTCGCCCTGATGGCCGAGGGGCTGTCCAACCAGGCCATCGCCCAACGCCTTTTCCTCAGCGACAGCGCGATCAGCAAATACACGACATCCCTGTTCGGGAAGCTCGGCATCACCGACGACGACTCCGGTAACCGCCGTGTCCTCGCGGTCCTCGCGTACCTGAACAACCCGTGA
- a CDS encoding sensor histidine kinase, producing MRQPGTWAAHAGAGFVRACAVVAVTMLIPAVWAGAVALGILWGAGNPWSWVAPVVLVGVGTLGLSRPVCRTVRFLVARWTATGIPAGYREAPPVTRMSTGYWWNGFGYERTRRDALLDQKRRVRWSDPANWRDLRFTAIAPFTAGLVACLPPAGAAAAAIGLGRQGPAGLLVGLSGSAIAVATAPYAWRALRPVAVRFLRPSPAMVLAERVDELSAQRADATAAQTAEIQRIERDLHDGAQARLVGLGLSLATAEKLMETDPERARALMKDARAGATASLAELRELVRGINPPVLNDRGLVDAVRALALDSPLEATVSADLRRRLDPPVESALYFAVAELLTNAVKHARATRARITLTEQDTALAIDVEDDGRGGAVERADGGIAGLRRRLAVFDGTLEITSPAGGPTRATMVVPCES from the coding sequence ATGAGACAGCCGGGAACGTGGGCGGCACACGCCGGTGCGGGTTTCGTACGGGCCTGTGCGGTGGTGGCCGTCACGATGCTGATCCCCGCGGTGTGGGCCGGTGCGGTGGCCCTGGGCATCCTGTGGGGCGCGGGCAACCCGTGGTCCTGGGTCGCGCCCGTCGTACTGGTGGGGGTGGGCACGCTCGGCCTGTCCCGGCCGGTCTGCCGGACAGTCCGCTTCCTCGTCGCGCGCTGGACGGCCACCGGGATCCCGGCCGGATACCGCGAGGCCCCGCCGGTGACGCGGATGTCCACCGGCTACTGGTGGAACGGCTTCGGTTACGAACGCACCCGCCGCGACGCCCTCCTGGACCAGAAACGGCGCGTGCGCTGGAGCGACCCCGCCAACTGGCGCGACCTGCGCTTCACGGCGATCGCCCCCTTCACGGCCGGCCTCGTCGCGTGCCTCCCGCCGGCCGGTGCGGCGGCGGCCGCCATCGGGCTCGGACGGCAGGGGCCGGCCGGACTCCTCGTCGGTCTGTCCGGCTCGGCCATCGCCGTCGCCACCGCCCCGTACGCCTGGCGTGCGCTCCGGCCGGTCGCCGTCCGCTTCCTGCGCCCGTCACCGGCCATGGTGCTGGCGGAGCGGGTGGACGAGCTGTCCGCCCAGCGCGCGGACGCCACGGCCGCCCAGACCGCGGAGATCCAGCGCATCGAACGGGACCTCCACGACGGGGCCCAGGCCCGCCTGGTCGGCCTGGGGCTCTCCCTGGCGACGGCGGAGAAGCTGATGGAGACGGATCCGGAACGGGCCAGGGCCCTGATGAAGGACGCGCGCGCCGGAGCCACGGCGTCCCTGGCCGAACTCCGGGAACTGGTCAGGGGGATCAACCCGCCCGTCCTCAACGACCGCGGGCTCGTGGACGCCGTCCGTGCCCTCGCCCTGGACAGCCCGCTCGAAGCGACGGTCAGCGCGGACCTGCGGCGCCGCCTGGACCCGCCCGTCGAGTCCGCCCTCTACTTCGCCGTCGCCGAACTGCTGACCAACGCGGTCAAGCACGCCCGTGCCACCCGGGCCCGGATCACCCTCACCGAGCAGGACACCGCCCTCGCCATCGATGTCGAGGACGACGGGCGGGGCGGAGCCGTCGAGCGGGCCGACGGCGGGATCGCGGGGCTGCGCCGCAGGCTCGCCGTCTTCGATGGCACCCTGGAGATCACGAGTCCGGCAGGCGGCCCGACCCGCGCGACCATGGTGGTGCCATGCGAATCGTAG